Proteins encoded together in one Telopea speciosissima isolate NSW1024214 ecotype Mountain lineage chromosome 6, Tspe_v1, whole genome shotgun sequence window:
- the LOC122664955 gene encoding 5-amino-6-(5-phospho-D-ribitylamino)uracil phosphatase, chloroplastic-like, with protein sequence MVDSIATTSLLGHRPVSQVSPIKDGFHRRRMFDFCQLPCTDFLGRRVISPSSSSTPTPTPSRSEKLGTIRFVVSPIKALAMELTKEADSYSPREERSPKEEERSSRDLNDWIDKSTEQRPRFWPPPNKADNPSLRNPLLRQERMGAGWLGAIFELEGVLIEDNPDIEKQAWLVLSQEEGKSPPPAFMLKRIEGMKNEQAISEVLCWSRDPAQLRRMTSRKEEIYQGLQGGIYRLRRGSQEFVNVLMNYKIPMALVSTRPKKTVEIAIGAIGIEGFFSVILAAEDVHRGKPDPEMFVYAAQLLNFIPERCIVFGNSNSTVEAAHDAHMKCVGVASKHPVYELGAADLVVRHLDELSIVDLKNLADIEMTGFGSAEPEVEMEKEDDRPYPSTSTAVDDFW encoded by the coding sequence ATGGTGGATTCAATTGCAACGACGTCCCTTCTTGGGCACCGTCCTGTGTCTCAAGTCTCTCCTATCAAAGATGGTTTCCACAGGCGAAGAATGTTTGATTTTTGTCAGCTTCCCTGTACAGATTTTTTGGGTCGACGGGTTATTAgcccatcttcatcttcaactccaactccaactccctCAAGAAGTGAAAAGTTAGGAACTATTCGATTTGTGGTTTCTCCGATTAAGGCTCTTGCAATGGAACTCACAAAAGAGGCGGATTCGTATTCTCCGAGGGAAGAGAGATCCCctaaggaagaagagagatcgtCCCGGGATTTGAATGACTGGATAGATAAAAGCACAGAGCAGAGACCGCGTTTCTGGCCACCCCCAAATAAGGCAGATAATCCTTCTCTACGGAACCCACTACTACGGCAGGAAAGAATGGGGGCTGGGTGGTTGGGTGCAATCTTTGAATTGGAAGGAGTGCTTATTGAAGATAATCCTGATATTGAGAAGCAGGCATGGTTGGTTCTGTCCCAAGAAGAAGGTAAATCTCCACCACCAGCTTTCATGCTTAAAAGAATAGAAGGAATGAAAAATGAGCAAGCGATTTCAGAAGTTCTCTGTTGGTCAAGAGACCCAGCACAGCTGAGAAGAATGACTTCTAGAAAGGAGGAGATTTATCAAGGTTTGCAAGGTGGGATTTATAGATTGCGGAGGGGTTCACAAGAATTTGTTAATGTTTTGATGAACTACAAGATTCCAATGGCCTTGGTTTCCACCCGTCCTAAGAAAACTGTTGAGATTGCAATTGGAGCCATTGGGATTGAAGGGTTCTTCAGTGTGATTCTTGCAGCAGAGGATGTGCACAGGGGGAAGCCTGACCCTGAGATGTTTGTTTATGCTGCTCAGCTTCTCAACTTCATACCGGAGCGGTGCATTGTATTTGGGAACTCTAATTCTACTGTGGAGGCAGCTCATGATGCTCATATGAAGTGTGTGGGAGTTGCAAGCAAGCATCCTGTGTATGAACTTGGAGCTGCAGACTTGGTGGTGAGGCACCTCGATGAGCTCTCCATAGTTGACCTGAAGAACCTGGCTGATATTGAAATGACAGGATTTGGATCTGCAGAACCTGAGGTGGAgatggagaaagaagatgatCGCCCGTATCCGTCTACATCCACAGCGGTCGATGATTTCTGGTGA
- the LOC122664750 gene encoding serine/threonine-protein kinase BSK3-like isoform X1, with product MRSSSSDIKMGYQFSKLVPCCLDSQFKGSVLEEPEIAENEEKSEAYGLPAFREYTLEQLRIATSGFAVENIVSEHGEKAPNVVYKGKLENQRHIAVKRFNRMAWPDARQFLAEARAVGQLRNNRLANLLGCCCEADERLLVAEYMPNDTLAKHLFHWESQPMKWAMRLRVALHLAQALEYCTSKEHPLYHDLNAYRILFDDDGNPRLSPFGLMKNSRDGKSYSTNLAFTPPEYLRTGRVTPESVIYSFGTLLLDLLSGKHIPPSRALDLIRDKNIQMLTDSCLEGQFSNDDGTELVRIASLCLQYEPRERPNPKSLSAALTPLQKETEVLSNMLMGIPHSGALLPLSPLGDACSRMDLTAIHEILEKIAYKDDEGTATELSFQVWTSQILETLNLKKKGDAAFRHKELRTAIECYTQFIDIGTMVSPTVFARRSLSHLMSDMPQEALNDAVQAQTLFSEWHIASYLQAAALRALGRENEAQVAIKEATALEVRRNAGAGQ from the exons ATGCGATCTAGTA GTTCTGATATCAAGATGGGATATCAGTTCTCCAAGCTCGTGCCGTGTTGTTTGGATTCTCAATTTAAGGGATCAGTTCTGGAGGAACCTGAAATTG CAGAGAATGAGGAGAAAAGTGAGGCTTATGGCTTGCCTGCCTTCCGTGAGTATACTCTTGAGCAGCTTAGGATTGCTACATCTGGTTTTGCTGTAGAGAACATTGTGTCTGAGCATGGGGAAAAAGCACCAAATGTCGTCTACAAAGGGAAGCTGGAGAATCAAAGGCATATTGCTGTTAAGAGATTTAATAGGATGGCTTGGCCTGATGCACGGCAGTTCTTG GCGGAGGCAAGAGCCGTTGGCCAGCTTCGTAACAATAGATTGGCGAATCTACTTGGTTGTTGCTGCGAAGCGGATGAGAGGTTGCTTGTGGCGGAATATATGCCCAATGATACGCTTGCGAAACACCTATTTCATT GGGAAAGTCAGCCTATGAAATGGGCAATGCGGTTAAGGGTGGCTCTACATCTTGCACAGGCTCTGGAATATTGTACCAGCAAAGAGCACCCCCTTTATCATGATCTTAATGCCTACAGAATTTTATTTGATGAT GATGGTAACCCCAGACTTTCACCCTTTGGCCTGATGAAGAATAGTAGGGATGGAAAAAGTTATAGTACAAACTTGGCATTTACTCCTCCAGAGTATTTGAGAACTG GAAGAGTGACACCAGAAAGTGTAATATACAGCTTTGGCACCCTTTTGTTGGACCTTCTCagtggaaaacacattcctcccaGCCGT GCTCTTGACTTGATACGTGACAAAAACATTCAGATGCTGACAGATTCTTGCTTGGAAGGACAATTTTCAAATGATGATGGGACTGAGTTAGTACGCATAGCATCTCTGTGTTTACAATATGAACCTCGGGAACGGCCAAATCCAAAGTCATTATCGGCTGCTTTGACTCCTCTTCAGAAGGAAACTGAG GTTCTTTCTAATATGTTGATGGGTATACCGCATAGTGGTGCACTCTTACCTCTGTCCCCTCTTGGTGACGCTTGCTCACGAATGGACTTGACTGCCATACATGAGATCTTAGAGAAAATTGCTTACAAAGATGACGAGGGAACGGCTACTGAG TTGTCATTCCAAGTGTGGACCAGCCAAATACTGGAGACATTGAACTTAAAGAAAAAGGGTGATGCTGCTTTTCGACACAAAGAACTTAGGACTGCGATTGAATGCTATACCCAG TTCATTGATATTGGAACCATGGTTTCTCCAACAGTCTTTGCACGTCGTAGCCTGTCTCATCTCATGAGTGACATGCCCCAGGAAGCTCTGAATGATGCAGTACAAGCTCAAACTCTTTTCTCTGAATGGCACATTGCATCATATCTGCAAGCTGCCGCTCTGCGTGCACTAGGAAGGGAAAATGAAGCTCAAGTAGCAATCAAAGAGGCTACAGCTCTTGAAGTGAGAAGAAATGCCGGTGCTGGACAATAG
- the LOC122664750 gene encoding serine/threonine-protein kinase BSK3-like isoform X3, which translates to MGYQFSKLVPCCLDSQFKGSVLEEPEIAENEEKSEAYGLPAFREYTLEQLRIATSGFAVENIVSEHGEKAPNVVYKGKLENQRHIAVKRFNRMAWPDARQFLAEARAVGQLRNNRLANLLGCCCEADERLLVAEYMPNDTLAKHLFHWESQPMKWAMRLRVALHLAQALEYCTSKEHPLYHDLNAYRILFDDDGNPRLSPFGLMKNSRDGKSYSTNLAFTPPEYLRTGRVTPESVIYSFGTLLLDLLSGKHIPPSRALDLIRDKNIQMLTDSCLEGQFSNDDGTELVRIASLCLQYEPRERPNPKSLSAALTPLQKETEVLSNMLMGIPHSGALLPLSPLGDACSRMDLTAIHEILEKIAYKDDEGTATELSFQVWTSQILETLNLKKKGDAAFRHKELRTAIECYTQFIDIGTMVSPTVFARRSLSHLMSDMPQEALNDAVQAQTLFSEWHIASYLQAAALRALGRENEAQVAIKEATALEVRRNAGAGQ; encoded by the exons ATGGGATATCAGTTCTCCAAGCTCGTGCCGTGTTGTTTGGATTCTCAATTTAAGGGATCAGTTCTGGAGGAACCTGAAATTG CAGAGAATGAGGAGAAAAGTGAGGCTTATGGCTTGCCTGCCTTCCGTGAGTATACTCTTGAGCAGCTTAGGATTGCTACATCTGGTTTTGCTGTAGAGAACATTGTGTCTGAGCATGGGGAAAAAGCACCAAATGTCGTCTACAAAGGGAAGCTGGAGAATCAAAGGCATATTGCTGTTAAGAGATTTAATAGGATGGCTTGGCCTGATGCACGGCAGTTCTTG GCGGAGGCAAGAGCCGTTGGCCAGCTTCGTAACAATAGATTGGCGAATCTACTTGGTTGTTGCTGCGAAGCGGATGAGAGGTTGCTTGTGGCGGAATATATGCCCAATGATACGCTTGCGAAACACCTATTTCATT GGGAAAGTCAGCCTATGAAATGGGCAATGCGGTTAAGGGTGGCTCTACATCTTGCACAGGCTCTGGAATATTGTACCAGCAAAGAGCACCCCCTTTATCATGATCTTAATGCCTACAGAATTTTATTTGATGAT GATGGTAACCCCAGACTTTCACCCTTTGGCCTGATGAAGAATAGTAGGGATGGAAAAAGTTATAGTACAAACTTGGCATTTACTCCTCCAGAGTATTTGAGAACTG GAAGAGTGACACCAGAAAGTGTAATATACAGCTTTGGCACCCTTTTGTTGGACCTTCTCagtggaaaacacattcctcccaGCCGT GCTCTTGACTTGATACGTGACAAAAACATTCAGATGCTGACAGATTCTTGCTTGGAAGGACAATTTTCAAATGATGATGGGACTGAGTTAGTACGCATAGCATCTCTGTGTTTACAATATGAACCTCGGGAACGGCCAAATCCAAAGTCATTATCGGCTGCTTTGACTCCTCTTCAGAAGGAAACTGAG GTTCTTTCTAATATGTTGATGGGTATACCGCATAGTGGTGCACTCTTACCTCTGTCCCCTCTTGGTGACGCTTGCTCACGAATGGACTTGACTGCCATACATGAGATCTTAGAGAAAATTGCTTACAAAGATGACGAGGGAACGGCTACTGAG TTGTCATTCCAAGTGTGGACCAGCCAAATACTGGAGACATTGAACTTAAAGAAAAAGGGTGATGCTGCTTTTCGACACAAAGAACTTAGGACTGCGATTGAATGCTATACCCAG TTCATTGATATTGGAACCATGGTTTCTCCAACAGTCTTTGCACGTCGTAGCCTGTCTCATCTCATGAGTGACATGCCCCAGGAAGCTCTGAATGATGCAGTACAAGCTCAAACTCTTTTCTCTGAATGGCACATTGCATCATATCTGCAAGCTGCCGCTCTGCGTGCACTAGGAAGGGAAAATGAAGCTCAAGTAGCAATCAAAGAGGCTACAGCTCTTGAAGTGAGAAGAAATGCCGGTGCTGGACAATAG
- the LOC122664750 gene encoding serine/threonine-protein kinase BSK3-like isoform X2 has translation MRSSSSDIKMGYQFSKLVPCCLDSQFKGSVLEEPEIENEEKSEAYGLPAFREYTLEQLRIATSGFAVENIVSEHGEKAPNVVYKGKLENQRHIAVKRFNRMAWPDARQFLAEARAVGQLRNNRLANLLGCCCEADERLLVAEYMPNDTLAKHLFHWESQPMKWAMRLRVALHLAQALEYCTSKEHPLYHDLNAYRILFDDDGNPRLSPFGLMKNSRDGKSYSTNLAFTPPEYLRTGRVTPESVIYSFGTLLLDLLSGKHIPPSRALDLIRDKNIQMLTDSCLEGQFSNDDGTELVRIASLCLQYEPRERPNPKSLSAALTPLQKETEVLSNMLMGIPHSGALLPLSPLGDACSRMDLTAIHEILEKIAYKDDEGTATELSFQVWTSQILETLNLKKKGDAAFRHKELRTAIECYTQFIDIGTMVSPTVFARRSLSHLMSDMPQEALNDAVQAQTLFSEWHIASYLQAAALRALGRENEAQVAIKEATALEVRRNAGAGQ, from the exons ATGCGATCTAGTA GTTCTGATATCAAGATGGGATATCAGTTCTCCAAGCTCGTGCCGTGTTGTTTGGATTCTCAATTTAAGGGATCAGTTCTGGAGGAACCTGAAATTG AGAATGAGGAGAAAAGTGAGGCTTATGGCTTGCCTGCCTTCCGTGAGTATACTCTTGAGCAGCTTAGGATTGCTACATCTGGTTTTGCTGTAGAGAACATTGTGTCTGAGCATGGGGAAAAAGCACCAAATGTCGTCTACAAAGGGAAGCTGGAGAATCAAAGGCATATTGCTGTTAAGAGATTTAATAGGATGGCTTGGCCTGATGCACGGCAGTTCTTG GCGGAGGCAAGAGCCGTTGGCCAGCTTCGTAACAATAGATTGGCGAATCTACTTGGTTGTTGCTGCGAAGCGGATGAGAGGTTGCTTGTGGCGGAATATATGCCCAATGATACGCTTGCGAAACACCTATTTCATT GGGAAAGTCAGCCTATGAAATGGGCAATGCGGTTAAGGGTGGCTCTACATCTTGCACAGGCTCTGGAATATTGTACCAGCAAAGAGCACCCCCTTTATCATGATCTTAATGCCTACAGAATTTTATTTGATGAT GATGGTAACCCCAGACTTTCACCCTTTGGCCTGATGAAGAATAGTAGGGATGGAAAAAGTTATAGTACAAACTTGGCATTTACTCCTCCAGAGTATTTGAGAACTG GAAGAGTGACACCAGAAAGTGTAATATACAGCTTTGGCACCCTTTTGTTGGACCTTCTCagtggaaaacacattcctcccaGCCGT GCTCTTGACTTGATACGTGACAAAAACATTCAGATGCTGACAGATTCTTGCTTGGAAGGACAATTTTCAAATGATGATGGGACTGAGTTAGTACGCATAGCATCTCTGTGTTTACAATATGAACCTCGGGAACGGCCAAATCCAAAGTCATTATCGGCTGCTTTGACTCCTCTTCAGAAGGAAACTGAG GTTCTTTCTAATATGTTGATGGGTATACCGCATAGTGGTGCACTCTTACCTCTGTCCCCTCTTGGTGACGCTTGCTCACGAATGGACTTGACTGCCATACATGAGATCTTAGAGAAAATTGCTTACAAAGATGACGAGGGAACGGCTACTGAG TTGTCATTCCAAGTGTGGACCAGCCAAATACTGGAGACATTGAACTTAAAGAAAAAGGGTGATGCTGCTTTTCGACACAAAGAACTTAGGACTGCGATTGAATGCTATACCCAG TTCATTGATATTGGAACCATGGTTTCTCCAACAGTCTTTGCACGTCGTAGCCTGTCTCATCTCATGAGTGACATGCCCCAGGAAGCTCTGAATGATGCAGTACAAGCTCAAACTCTTTTCTCTGAATGGCACATTGCATCATATCTGCAAGCTGCCGCTCTGCGTGCACTAGGAAGGGAAAATGAAGCTCAAGTAGCAATCAAAGAGGCTACAGCTCTTGAAGTGAGAAGAAATGCCGGTGCTGGACAATAG